A genomic segment from Macrobrachium rosenbergii isolate ZJJX-2024 chromosome 58, ASM4041242v1, whole genome shotgun sequence encodes:
- the LOC136837317 gene encoding UPF0184 protein AAEL002161-like — MKMGPSDLSNGPIEKEEEEMEANEDNVEEEEEYDEEEFLRLNAELDALSSALDNIEKRNDSISDRLRKILEENRSIREEAEKDTAENSGAS; from the exons ATGAAGATGGGTCCTTCTGACCTTAGTAATGGCCccattgaaaaggaagaggaagagatggaAGCTAATGAAGATAAcgttgaagaagaagaggaatatgaTGAGGAGG aATTCTTACGGCTCAATGCGGAACTTGATGCCCTGAGTTCTGCTTTAGATAACATTGAGAAGAGAAATGACTCTATCAGTGATCGATTGAGGAAAATACTTGAAGAGAACCGTTCGATTAGGGAGGAAGCTGAAAAAGATACAGCAGAGAATTCAGgagcttcataa